From a single Phorcysia thermohydrogeniphila genomic region:
- a CDS encoding tRNA (5-methylaminomethyl-2-thiouridine)(34)-methyltransferase MnmD, whose product MLKELKTADGSITFFSEKFNEAYHSVTAGAFRESVEKFCIPCKVEEKVRKKGELNLFDVCFGLGYNTVAFLDTVFKANPKAKVSVVGFEMNLSVIGSSLKVNWKEYEIWKPIIRTALKNKGCEKGFLSLNYVDERIRLKIFIGEGRAILKAFGERFYGFADAIFHDPFSPKVNPELWTLEFFSILRRIIKDDGILATYSAASPVRRALLMAGFGVKEGIALGRKSKSTVASPSFKTEEKLLKKFKISTKAIPFRDLTLSDPPELIRKRQQACVKILERTLALTPIY is encoded by the coding sequence ATGCTAAAGGAGCTCAAAACTGCCGACGGCTCTATTACCTTCTTTTCTGAGAAGTTCAACGAAGCCTACCACTCGGTTACTGCCGGAGCTTTCAGAGAATCAGTAGAAAAGTTCTGCATCCCCTGTAAGGTAGAGGAAAAAGTAAGAAAAAAGGGAGAGCTTAATCTCTTTGACGTCTGCTTTGGCCTTGGTTACAACACCGTCGCCTTCTTAGACACAGTATTTAAGGCCAACCCAAAAGCTAAGGTTTCAGTAGTCGGCTTTGAGATGAACCTCTCTGTAATAGGGAGCTCCCTTAAAGTAAACTGGAAGGAGTATGAAATCTGGAAGCCAATTATAAGAACAGCTTTAAAAAACAAGGGGTGTGAAAAAGGATTTCTAAGTCTAAACTACGTAGACGAGAGAATTAGACTGAAAATCTTTATAGGAGAAGGAAGGGCTATTCTCAAAGCGTTTGGAGAAAGGTTTTATGGGTTTGCAGATGCAATTTTTCACGACCCTTTCTCCCCAAAAGTAAATCCGGAGCTCTGGACGCTTGAGTTCTTTTCTATCCTGAGAAGGATTATCAAGGATGATGGAATACTTGCAACCTACTCTGCAGCCTCACCTGTGAGGAGAGCTCTCCTAATGGCCGGTTTTGGAGTAAAAGAAGGTATAGCCCTCGGGCGAAAGTCAAAGTCCACCGTAGCCTCCCCTTCCTTTAAAACGGAAGAAAAGCTCCTCAAAAAGTTCAAAATCTCAACCAAAGCTATCCCATTCAGGGATTTAACCTTAAGTGACCCTCCAGAACTAATAAGAAAAAGACAACAGGCCTGCGTAAAAATCCTTGAAAGGACTTTAGCCCTAACTCCAATCTACTGA
- a CDS encoding BCAM0308 family protein, with translation MGAKPGYVPAERKEYTWESDNPYYEKRKYPEPTKCPECGVIFKDGRWQWPEQIPEKLTGEINETLCPACRRKRDKYPGGLVYLSGEFLVKHKEEILNRIKNIVDEVMAQRPLQRILWLEEKEDGTIEIATTNEHLARHLGEAINSAFKGEFDFKYNEGEKLVRVFWHRD, from the coding sequence ATGGGAGCAAAACCCGGCTACGTTCCCGCAGAAAGGAAAGAGTACACCTGGGAAAGCGACAACCCCTACTACGAAAAGAGGAAGTACCCAGAGCCAACAAAGTGTCCAGAGTGTGGAGTGATATTTAAGGACGGAAGGTGGCAGTGGCCAGAACAAATTCCAGAGAAACTGACCGGAGAAATTAACGAAACCCTGTGTCCTGCATGCAGGAGAAAAAGGGACAAATACCCGGGAGGTTTAGTTTACCTGAGTGGAGAGTTCCTTGTGAAACACAAGGAGGAAATACTCAACAGAATAAAGAACATCGTTGACGAAGTAATGGCGCAGAGGCCTCTCCAAAGAATCCTCTGGTTAGAGGAAAAAGAAGACGGGACAATAGAAATAGCAACCACAAACGAACACCTTGCAAGACACTTAGGAGAGGCCATAAACAGCGCCTTTAAGGGAGAGTTTGACTTCAAGTACAACGAAGGTGAGAAGTTAGTAAGGGTTTTCTGGCACAGGGATTAA
- the atpE gene encoding ATP synthase F0 subunit C: protein MKRISLKSVLFTLFLLAVGAFPAFASEGAKDPNAVALLLGLSAIGAGLAIGPAAGGAGAGQGQAVRGACEGMARNPQMAGKLTTTMFIGLAIIEALAIYGLVIALILLYANPFAGHLLGK, encoded by the coding sequence ATGAAGAGAATTTCTCTCAAGAGCGTCCTTTTCACCCTTTTCCTTCTTGCAGTAGGGGCATTCCCAGCTTTTGCTTCTGAGGGTGCAAAGGACCCTAATGCTGTGGCTCTCTTACTTGGACTTTCTGCGATTGGTGCAGGCCTTGCCATTGGTCCCGCAGCAGGTGGAGCAGGTGCTGGACAGGGTCAGGCTGTAAGGGGTGCGTGTGAAGGAATGGCAAGGAATCCTCAAATGGCTGGTAAGCTTACAACTACAATGTTCATCGGTCTTGCTATCATTGAAGCGCTGGCTATCTACGGTCTCGTTATTGCGCTCATTCTCCTCTACGCCAATCCTTTTGCTGGACATCTTCTCGGAAAGTAA
- the atpB gene encoding F0F1 ATP synthase subunit A: MQEHGSIIKIVNIFPKSFIPGDYLPDAITMTWLLMAVVLPFAYFFGKNLKKFPTKFQYVLEALTSFIVYTLEDAMGSYGRKFFPLIGGLAVFILLGNLMGLIPGLAQPTANLNTTLALAIISFLVYNYEGIKKHGFVKYIKHFAGPVPWMAPIMFPIEVVSHLSRILSLSFRLFGNMFGDEMVVLVALMLVPFLVPVAGEFIVFANSFLQTFIFCILTVVYIATAIEEHEEQHS, encoded by the coding sequence ATGCAGGAGCACGGAAGCATAATAAAGATAGTGAACATATTCCCTAAGTCTTTTATACCGGGTGATTACCTCCCAGATGCTATTACAATGACATGGCTCTTAATGGCGGTGGTTTTACCCTTTGCCTACTTCTTCGGTAAGAACCTGAAAAAGTTCCCGACCAAGTTTCAGTACGTCTTAGAAGCCCTTACTTCTTTCATAGTTTACACCCTTGAAGATGCGATGGGAAGTTACGGTAGAAAGTTCTTCCCCTTGATAGGTGGTTTGGCGGTTTTCATCCTTCTTGGAAACCTCATGGGGCTTATTCCGGGGCTTGCCCAGCCGACGGCCAATCTCAATACCACTTTGGCCTTAGCTATAATTTCTTTCCTTGTCTATAACTATGAGGGAATTAAGAAACACGGATTTGTTAAGTATATCAAGCATTTTGCCGGCCCTGTTCCTTGGATGGCTCCCATAATGTTTCCTATAGAAGTCGTGTCTCATCTTTCAAGAATACTTTCTCTTTCCTTCCGTTTGTTTGGTAACATGTTCGGTGATGAGATGGTAGTTCTCGTTGCCCTTATGCTCGTTCCTTTCCTTGTGCCCGTTGCAGGAGAGTTTATCGTCTTTGCAAACAGCTTCCTTCAGACCTTTATTTTCTGCATATTAACTGTAGTCTACATTGCAACGGCAATTGAAGAACACGAGGAGCAACATAGTTAA
- a CDS encoding AtpZ/AtpI family protein, producing MGKLKEYIERTSYMMVGVQFALAIIIGLAIGYYLDRQFNTFPWLTLFWLIIGFFAGLKNVYRELKKVTK from the coding sequence GTGGGTAAACTGAAAGAGTACATAGAGAGGACTTCATACATGATGGTGGGGGTGCAGTTTGCCCTCGCCATCATTATTGGACTTGCGATTGGTTACTACCTTGACCGCCAGTTTAACACTTTCCCTTGGCTGACGCTTTTTTGGCTTATCATAGGCTTTTTTGCAGGGCTTAAAAACGTTTACAGGGAGCTTAAAAAGGTAACGAAATGA
- the hemL gene encoding glutamate-1-semialdehyde 2,1-aminomutase, with protein MEVRRSKELFEEAKKYIPGGVNSPVRAFKSVGGTPRFIAKAKGSHIWDVDGNEYVDYVCSWGPMILGHAHPAVVEAIKEQAEKGTSFGAPTELEVELAKMIVDLVPGVEKVRMVNSGTEATMSAIRLARGYTRRNKVIKFEGGYHGHVDALLVKAGSGLTTFGVPTSPGIPEDFAKHTITVPFNDIDALKRVIDEVGDDVAAVIMEPVMANAGLIIPEDGYLEKVRELTAEKGIVLIFDEVITGFRLSLGGAQEYFGITPDLSCFGKIIGGGLPVGAFGGKKEIMDYLAPEGPVYQAGTLSGNPLAMVAGIATLRELQKEGVYESLRKKMEKLAEGLREAARKAGIEDKLCFKRIESISIVYFTSKDVKNYQDALTSNTKAYAAFFQKMLEQGIYLAPSQFEVAFMSTAHTDEDIEKTIEAAEVAFREVADML; from the coding sequence ATGGAAGTTAGGCGTTCTAAGGAGCTCTTTGAGGAGGCAAAGAAATACATTCCCGGTGGAGTGAACAGTCCCGTAAGGGCTTTTAAGTCCGTTGGGGGAACTCCGAGGTTCATTGCTAAAGCAAAAGGTTCTCACATATGGGACGTTGACGGCAACGAGTACGTTGACTACGTCTGCTCTTGGGGTCCCATGATACTTGGACACGCTCACCCTGCCGTTGTTGAGGCGATAAAGGAGCAGGCTGAAAAGGGAACGAGTTTTGGTGCTCCCACAGAGCTTGAGGTAGAGCTTGCCAAGATGATAGTTGACCTTGTTCCCGGAGTTGAAAAGGTAAGGATGGTCAACTCTGGAACAGAGGCCACAATGTCTGCCATAAGGCTTGCAAGGGGTTACACCAGAAGGAACAAGGTTATCAAGTTTGAAGGTGGTTACCACGGCCATGTTGACGCTCTCCTCGTAAAGGCGGGCTCTGGACTTACAACCTTTGGAGTTCCAACAAGTCCCGGAATTCCTGAGGACTTTGCAAAGCACACGATAACCGTTCCATTTAACGACATAGATGCCCTTAAGAGGGTAATTGACGAAGTTGGTGATGATGTAGCGGCGGTAATAATGGAGCCTGTAATGGCCAACGCCGGTCTCATAATCCCCGAGGATGGTTACCTTGAGAAGGTAAGGGAACTAACTGCAGAGAAGGGAATCGTCCTCATATTTGACGAGGTAATAACCGGCTTTAGACTCTCCTTAGGAGGAGCTCAAGAGTACTTTGGCATAACTCCAGACCTTTCCTGCTTTGGAAAAATCATAGGTGGTGGACTTCCCGTTGGGGCTTTTGGAGGTAAGAAGGAGATAATGGACTACCTTGCACCAGAAGGCCCTGTATATCAGGCTGGAACGCTGTCTGGTAACCCCCTTGCAATGGTGGCCGGTATAGCGACTTTGAGGGAGCTCCAAAAAGAGGGCGTTTACGAGTCACTGAGGAAGAAAATGGAAAAACTTGCTGAAGGCTTAAGAGAGGCAGCAAGGAAGGCAGGCATAGAGGATAAGCTCTGCTTTAAGAGGATAGAGAGCATTTCAATCGTTTACTTTACATCTAAGGACGTTAAGAACTATCAGGATGCTCTAACTTCCAACACAAAAGCTTACGCAGCCTTCTTCCAGAAGATGCTTGAGCAGGGAATTTACCTTGCCCCATCCCAGTTTGAAGTTGCCTTTATGTCAACAGCCCACACCGACGAAGATATTGAGAAGACCATAGAGGCAGCTGAGGTTGCGTTTAGAGAAGTTGCAGATATGCTCTAA